The Dioscorea cayenensis subsp. rotundata cultivar TDr96_F1 unplaced genomic scaffold, TDr96_F1_v2_PseudoChromosome.rev07_lg8_w22 25.fasta BLBR01000161.1, whole genome shotgun sequence genome window below encodes:
- the LOC120253680 gene encoding uncharacterized protein LOC120253680, with the protein MCLLCYIAQIQNMGNGHQQGGVLLGMSCYLGFEVYPFCNFYTETAETPSPVSSPRDATVRTSPPVFSVTGKIKIQNGNSFCSYWNSCSCCICAPVSYQLLPA; encoded by the exons ATGTGCCTTCTCTGTTATATCGCACAAATTCAGAATATGGGCAATGGGCACCAGCAAGGTGGGGTCCTGCTTGGAATGAGTTGTTATCTGGGGTTTGAAGTGTATCCCTTCTGCAATTTCTATACAGAGACTGCAGAAACTCCTTCACCTGTTTCTTCACCAAGAG ATGCAACTGTAAGAACATCACCACCTGTTTTTTCAGTGACAG ggaaaataaaaatacaaaacgGCAATAGTTTTTGCAGCTATTGGAATTCCTGCAGTTGTTGTATTTGTGCTCCTGTCAGTTACCAGCTTTTGCCTGCATAA